In Rhodanobacter humi, the genomic stretch AGGCCAAGGTGGAGCCGGGCCGCGGCCTGTGGGAGTTCCGCGTGGCCGCCGAGGATCTCGGCAAGTACAGCGTGGGCGCGGAGATCAAGGCGGACGAGTTGTTCTCGGTCGGCCAGATCGTCGACGTCGCCGGCGTGTCGAAGGGCAAGGGCTTCCAGGGCACCATCAAGCGCTGGAACTTCAAGATGGGCGATGCAACGCACGGCAACTCGCTGTCGCACCGCGCGCCGGGTTCGATCGGCCAGCGCCAGACGCCGGGCCGCGTGTTCCCCGGCAAGAAGATGTCCGGCCAGATGGGTAACGTGAATCGTACCCAGCAGGGTCTGGAAGTGGTCAAGGTCGACGCCGAGCGTCATCTGATCGCGGTGAAGGGCGCTGTCCCCGGTGCGACCGGTGGCGACGTCGTGATCCGTCCGACCACCAAGGGTTGAGGAGAGACGCCATGGAACTGAATGTCATTGGCGCCAAGCCGCTCAGCGTGTCGGACGAAGTGTTCGGCGGCGAGTTCAAGCAGGCCCTGATCCACCAGGTGGTGGTTGCGTACCAGGCCGGCGCCCGCGCCGGTACCAAGGCGCAGCTGTCGCGTGGCGAGATGTCGGGCACCACCAAGAAGTTCAAGAAGCAGAAGGGCGGCGGTGCCCGTCACGGCGACTACCGCGCCCCGATCTTCGTGGGCGGCGGCGTGACGTTTGCCGCGAAGCCGCGCAGCTTCGAGCAGAAGGTCAACCGCAAGGCCTATCGCGTGGCGATCCGCTCGATCCTGGCCGAACTGAACCGCCAGGGTCGCATCAAGGTGGTCGAGAGCTTCGGCGTCGACCAGCCCAAGACCAAGGCGATGATTGCCAAGCTCGCCGAGCTTGAGGTGTCCGGTCGCGTGCTGCTGGTTTCCGAGGATGCCAGCGAGGCGCTGTACCTGGCCGCGCGCAACATCCCCTACCTGCATGTGCTGGACGTGATGGCGCTGAACCCGGTCAGCCTGGTCGGTTCCGACCACATCGTCATGACCGTCGACGCGGTGAAGAAGATCGAGGAGTGGCTGGCATGAGCAACGAACGCATTCTCGACACGCTGCGCGCGCCGCACATCTCCGAGAAGTCGGCTCGCGTCGGCGAGCACAACCAGTATGTTTTCGTGGTGGCCCCCGAGGCGACCAAGGCCGATGTCCGTGCGGCGGTGGAGCAGATGTTCGACGTCAAGGTCGAGCAGGTGAACCTCGTCAACAGCAAGGGCAAGGTCAAGTCCTTCCGTTTCCGCGCTGGCAGCCGCCAGGGCAAGCGCAAGGCTTATGTGCGTCTCGCCGATGGCCAGTCCATCGACGTGTCGGCCAAGGCCTGAGCCAGGAGTTCTTCGAGATGGCACTAATCACCCACAAGCCGACCTCGCCGGGTCGCCGTGACGCGGTCAGCGTCCGCACGGAAGGCCTGCACAAGGGCGCGCCGCACGCGGCGTTGACCGAGGCGCAGTCCAAGACCGGCGGCCGCAACCACTTCGGTCGCATCACCACGCGTCATCGCGGCGGCGGTCACAAGCAGCATTACCGCATCATCGACTTCAAGCGCGACAAGGAAGGCATTGCCGCCAAGGTCGAGCGCATCGAGTACGACCCGAATCGCACCGCGCACATCGCGCTGCTGTGCTACGCCGACGGCGAGCGCCGCTACATCATCGCGCCGAAGGGCGTGCAGGTGGGCGACCGCCTGCTGTCCGGCCACGACGCGCCGATCAAGGCCGGCAACTGCCTGCAGCTGCGCAGCATCCCGGTGGGTTCCACCATCCACTGCATCGAGATGAAGCCGGGCAAGGGTGCGCAGATCGCTCGTTCCGCCGGCGCCTCGGTGCAACTGGTGGCCCGCGAGTCCGGCTACGCCACGCTGCGCCTGCGCTCCGGCGAAATGCGCCGCGTGCCGGTCGAGTGCCGCGCCACGATCGGCGAGGTCGGCAACGGCGAGCACAGCCTGAAGAAGCTCGGCAAGGCCGGCGCCAAGCGCTGGCTGGGCATCCGCCCGACCGTGCGCGGCGTGGTGATGAACCCGGTCGACCATCCGCACGGTGGTGGTGAAGGCCGTACCTCCGGCGGCCGTCACCCGGTCAGCCCGTGGGGCACGCCGACCAAGGGTTACAAGACCCGCAACAACAAGCGCACGCAGCAGTTCATCGTGCGTCGCCGCAAGTAACAGGAACCCGACATGCCACGCTCTCTGAAGAAAGGTCCGTTCGTCGACCTTCACCTCGCCAAGAAGGTGGAAGCCGCGGTTTCCGCCAACAACAAGCGTCCGATCAAGACCTGGTCGCGCCGCTCGATGATCCTGCCCGAAATGGTGGGCCTGACCATCGCCATCCACAACGGCCGCCAGCACGTGCCGGTGCTCGTCAACGAGAACATGGTCGGGCACAAGCTCGGCGAGTTCGCGGTGACGCGCACCTTCAAGGGCCACGTCGGCGACAAGAAGGGCAAGTGATGAGCACCGAAGCCAAAGCGATCCTGCGCAGCGCCCGCATTTCGGCGCAGAAGGCACGCCTGGTGGCTGACCTGGTCCGCGGCATGCCCGTCGGCCGAGCCAGCGACGTGCTCCAGTTCACCAACAAGAAGGCCGCAACCCTTGTCCGCAAGGTGCTGCTGTCGGCCGTCGCCAACGCCGAGAACAACCTCGGCGCCGATGTCGACGAGCTGAAGGTCGCGCGCATCTTCGTGGACGAAGGTCCCGCGATGAAGCGCATGTATGCCCGGGCCAAGGGTCGCGGTTCCCGCATCCTGAAGCGCACCAGCCACATCACCGTGGTCGTCGGCGAGTAAGAGGAGAAGACGATGGGTCATAAAGTTCATCCCACCGGCATCCGCCTCGGCATCGCCAAGGACTGGAACGCCAAGTGGTACGCCAACAAGGGCGACTACGCGAAGTATCTCGTGGCGGACATCAAGGTCCGCGAGATGCTGAAGAAGAAGCTGGCTGCCGCCGGCATCTCGAAGATCCAGATCGAGCGTCCGGCCAAGACCGCGCGCGTGACGATCCACACCGCCCGTCCGGGCGTGGTGATCGGCAAGAAGGGCGAGGACATCGAGAAGCTGCGCAAGGAAGTCAGCGACCTGATGGGCGTCCCGACGCACATCAACGTCAACGAAGTGCGCAAGCCCGAGCTGGACGCCCAGCTGGTGGCCGAGTCGATCGCGCAGCAGCTGGAGCGTCGCATCATGTTCCGCCGCGCGATGAAGCGCTCGGTGGGCAATGCGATGCGCCTGGGCGCGCTGGGCATCAAGATCAACGTCTCCGGCCGTCTGAACGGCGCCGAGATCGCTCGCTCCGAGTGGGCGCGCGAAGGTCGCGTGCCGCTGCACACCCTGCGTGCGGACATCGACTACGGCACCGCCGAGGCCAAGACGCAGTACGGCATCATCGGCATCAAGGTGTGGGTCTACAAGGGCGAGATCTTCGACGTGGCCCAGATCGGCCAGGAGCCGAAGGACGACTCCCCGGCGCCGTCGCGCCGCGAGGGTGGCGAAGGCCGTCGTGATCGTGAACCGCGTCGTGACCGTGATGGCGAAGGCCGTCGCGAGCGCGCGGCGAAGTAAGGAGAGTTGCCATGTTGCAACCCAAGCGAACCAAATTCCGCAAGCAGTTCAAGGGCCGCAACGACGGGCTGGCGCAGTGCGCCAACCTCGTCAGCTTCGGCGAATTCGGCCTGAAGGCGACCACCCACGGCGCGCTCACCGCGCGCCAGATCGAGGCCGGTCGTCGTTGCATCACCCGCTTCGTGAAGCGCGGCGGCAAGCTGTGGATCCGCGTGTTCCCGGACAAGCCGATCACCAAGAAGCCGATCGAAGTGCGTATGGGCGCCGGCAAGGGCGGCGTGGAATTCTGGGTGGCTCCGATCCAGCCCGGCCGCATGCTCTATGAAATCGAGGGCATCGACGAGACGTCGGCGCGCGAGGCGTTCCGCCTGGCGGCCGCCAAGCTCTCGGTGCAGACCCAGTTCGTGACCCGGGCGGTGATGTGATATGGCCATCAAAGATCTGACCACCAAGTCGGCCGACGAGCTCAAGCAGCACCTGCTGGACCTGCGCAAGGAGCAGTTCAACCTGCGCATGCAGAAGGGTGCCGGCCAGCTCAGCCAGCCGCATCAGCTGCGCCGCGTCCGGCGTGACATCGCCCGCACGAAGTTCGTGCTCGGCGCGAAGAAGTAAGGGAGCGCCGAGATGAGCGACAACCAGAACACCGCTGTCAAGAGCGGGGCGCGCACCCTCGAGGGCCGCGTCATCAGCAACAAGATGGACAAGACGGTCACCGTCCTGATCGAGCGCCAGGTGCAACACGGCCTGCTGGGCAAGATCGTGCGCCGGTCGACCAAGCTGCACGCGCAGGACGACCTCGGTGCGAACGAGGGCGACCTGGTGCGCATCGCCGAGTGCCGTCCGCTGTCCAAGACCAAGCATCACCGCGTGGTCGAAATCGTCGTCCGCGCGGCCGTCTAAAAGGAGGGTGCAGACATGATCCAGATGCAAAGCACGCTCTCCGCGGCGGACAACAGCGGCGCCAAGGAACTGATGTGCATCAAGGTGCTCGGCGGCTCCAAGCGCCGTTACGCCGCGATCGGTGACGTGATCAAGGTCACCGTGAAGGATGCCATCCCCCGCGGCAAGGTGAAGAAGGGCGAGGTGTACAACGCCGTGGTGGTCCGTACCGCCAAGGGTGTGCGCCGTCCCGATGGCTCGCTGATCCGTTTCGACGGCAATGCAGCGGTGCTCCTCAACAACAAGCTCGAGCCGATCGGCACCCGTATCTTCGGGCCGGTCACCCGCGAGCTGCGCAGCGAGAAGTTCATGAAGATCGTCTCGCTCGCGCCCGAAGTGCTCTGAGCGGAGTCAAGAACATGAATCGTATCCGCAAGGGTGATCAGGTCCTCGTGATCACCGGCAAGAACAAGGGCCAGCGCGGCGAAGTGCTGCGTGTCGCGGACGACCGCGTTTACGTCTCCAACGTGAACCTGGTCAAGCGCCACACCAAGCCGAATCCGCAGGCCAACCAGGCCGGCGGCATCGTCGAGCGTGAAGCCTCGATCCATCTCTCCAATGTGCAGCTGTTCAACCCCGCCTCGAACAAGGGTGAACGCGTTGGCACCAAGACGCTCGCTGATGGGCGCAAGGTCCGCGTGTTCCGTTCGACTGGCGAGGTCGTGGACGCGTAAGGATTAATGACATGACGCGCCTTGAGACGTTTTACAAAGAGCAGGTAGTGCCGAAGCTCACCGAGAAGTTCGGCTACCAGAACGTGATGCAGGTTCCCCGCATCACCAAGATCACGCTGAACATGGGCGTGGGCGAAGCGGCCGGCAACAAGAAGATCCTCGAGAACGCCGTGGCCGACATGGCCAAGATCTCGGGCCAGAAGCCGATCACGACCAAGGCGCGCGTTTCCGTGGCCTCGTTCAAAATCCGCGACGGCTGGCCGATCGGCTGCAAGGTCACCCTGCGCCGCGCGCAGATGTTCGAGTTCCTGGATCGCCTGATCAACATCTCGCTGCCCCGCGTCCGCGACTTCCGCGGCGTCTCGGGCCGCGCCTTCGATGGCCGTGGCAACTTCAACTTCGGCATCAAGGAGCAGATCATCTTCCCGGAAATCGACTTCGACGCGGTCGACGCGATGCGCGGCATGGACATCGCCATCACCACCACGGCGAAGACCGACGCCGAGGCCAAGGCGCTGCTGGAAGCCTTCAGCTTCCCGTTCCGTAACTGATAACGCGAGAGAAACACATGGCAAAGACCTCGATGGTCAACCGCGACATCAAGCGGACCAAGCTCGTCCAGAAGTACGCCGCCAAGCGCGCCGAACTGAAGGCGATCGTGCTGAGCCCCACCGCCTCCTACGAGGAGAAGATGGAAGCGCAGAGCAAGCTGCAGAAGCTGCCGCGCGACGCCAGCCCGACCCGCCAGCGCACCCGTTGCGCGCTGACCGGCCGTCCGCGCGCCGTGTACGCCAAGTTCAACCTCGGCCGCAACAAGCTGCGCGAAGCCACCATGCGTGGCGACGTGCCCGGCTTGCGCAAGGCCAGTTGGTAAGACCCAAGCTGGGGCAGGGCGGACGAATCCGCCCGACCCGATGCGGCGGCAGACCTTGAGGGCTGCCGCCGTCGGCGTAATTCCAGCGCCGATATTCGCAAAGCCGGGAAAAGCTGCTATAGTCGGCGGTCTGCGCAACGCAGGCTGACGCCTTGTCGGCATCACAATCTAGAAGATTTCCGGTTTTATCGGATATCGGTGCACTCTGAAGGATGTTTTCATGAGCATGACTGATCCCATCGCCGACATGTTTACGCGTGTCCGCAATGCCCAGCTGATGGGCAAGCCGACGGTGAGCATGCCGTCGTCCAAGCTGAAGGTGGCGATCGCCAACCTTCTCAAGAACGAAGGCTACATTCTCGACGCGCAGTCCTCCCAGGCGGAGGGCAAGCCGGTGCTCGAGATCAAGCTGAAGTATTTCGAAGGCCGCCCGGCCATCGAAGCCATCTCCCGCGTCAGCCGTTCCGGCCTGCGCATCTACCGCGGCAAGGATGAACTGCCGAAGGTGCTCGGTGGTCTGGGCATCTCGATCATCTCGACGTCCGCCGGTCTGCTGACCGACGCGCAGGCCCGCTCCAAGGGGCTGGGCGGCGAAGTCATCGGCCAGGTCGCCTAAGGAGCCGACGATGTCACGTGTAGCCAAAAAGACGATCAACCTGCCGAAGGGCGTGGAGCTGAAGGCCGCGGCCGACAGCGTTACCGTGAAGGGCCCGAAGGGCACGCTGGCGATCCACGCGCTG encodes the following:
- the rplC gene encoding 50S ribosomal protein L3, with the translated sequence MSIGLVGRKCGMSRLFTEDGRSIPVTLIEATPNRVTQLKTEDNDGYSAVQVAAGVKRASLLTAPLKGHYAKAKVEPGRGLWEFRVAAEDLGKYSVGAEIKADELFSVGQIVDVAGVSKGKGFQGTIKRWNFKMGDATHGNSLSHRAPGSIGQRQTPGRVFPGKKMSGQMGNVNRTQQGLEVVKVDAERHLIAVKGAVPGATGGDVVIRPTTKG
- the rplD gene encoding 50S ribosomal protein L4 — encoded protein: MELNVIGAKPLSVSDEVFGGEFKQALIHQVVVAYQAGARAGTKAQLSRGEMSGTTKKFKKQKGGGARHGDYRAPIFVGGGVTFAAKPRSFEQKVNRKAYRVAIRSILAELNRQGRIKVVESFGVDQPKTKAMIAKLAELEVSGRVLLVSEDASEALYLAARNIPYLHVLDVMALNPVSLVGSDHIVMTVDAVKKIEEWLA
- the rplW gene encoding 50S ribosomal protein L23, with the translated sequence MSNERILDTLRAPHISEKSARVGEHNQYVFVVAPEATKADVRAAVEQMFDVKVEQVNLVNSKGKVKSFRFRAGSRQGKRKAYVRLADGQSIDVSAKA
- the rplB gene encoding 50S ribosomal protein L2 encodes the protein MALITHKPTSPGRRDAVSVRTEGLHKGAPHAALTEAQSKTGGRNHFGRITTRHRGGGHKQHYRIIDFKRDKEGIAAKVERIEYDPNRTAHIALLCYADGERRYIIAPKGVQVGDRLLSGHDAPIKAGNCLQLRSIPVGSTIHCIEMKPGKGAQIARSAGASVQLVARESGYATLRLRSGEMRRVPVECRATIGEVGNGEHSLKKLGKAGAKRWLGIRPTVRGVVMNPVDHPHGGGEGRTSGGRHPVSPWGTPTKGYKTRNNKRTQQFIVRRRK
- the rpsS gene encoding 30S ribosomal protein S19; its protein translation is MPRSLKKGPFVDLHLAKKVEAAVSANNKRPIKTWSRRSMILPEMVGLTIAIHNGRQHVPVLVNENMVGHKLGEFAVTRTFKGHVGDKKGK
- the rplV gene encoding 50S ribosomal protein L22, producing the protein MSTEAKAILRSARISAQKARLVADLVRGMPVGRASDVLQFTNKKAATLVRKVLLSAVANAENNLGADVDELKVARIFVDEGPAMKRMYARAKGRGSRILKRTSHITVVVGE
- the rpsC gene encoding 30S ribosomal protein S3, giving the protein MGHKVHPTGIRLGIAKDWNAKWYANKGDYAKYLVADIKVREMLKKKLAAAGISKIQIERPAKTARVTIHTARPGVVIGKKGEDIEKLRKEVSDLMGVPTHINVNEVRKPELDAQLVAESIAQQLERRIMFRRAMKRSVGNAMRLGALGIKINVSGRLNGAEIARSEWAREGRVPLHTLRADIDYGTAEAKTQYGIIGIKVWVYKGEIFDVAQIGQEPKDDSPAPSRREGGEGRRDREPRRDRDGEGRRERAAK
- the rplP gene encoding 50S ribosomal protein L16, which translates into the protein MLQPKRTKFRKQFKGRNDGLAQCANLVSFGEFGLKATTHGALTARQIEAGRRCITRFVKRGGKLWIRVFPDKPITKKPIEVRMGAGKGGVEFWVAPIQPGRMLYEIEGIDETSAREAFRLAAAKLSVQTQFVTRAVM
- the rpmC gene encoding 50S ribosomal protein L29; this encodes MAIKDLTTKSADELKQHLLDLRKEQFNLRMQKGAGQLSQPHQLRRVRRDIARTKFVLGAKK
- the rpsQ gene encoding 30S ribosomal protein S17, producing the protein MSDNQNTAVKSGARTLEGRVISNKMDKTVTVLIERQVQHGLLGKIVRRSTKLHAQDDLGANEGDLVRIAECRPLSKTKHHRVVEIVVRAAV
- the rplN gene encoding 50S ribosomal protein L14, translating into MIQMQSTLSAADNSGAKELMCIKVLGGSKRRYAAIGDVIKVTVKDAIPRGKVKKGEVYNAVVVRTAKGVRRPDGSLIRFDGNAAVLLNNKLEPIGTRIFGPVTRELRSEKFMKIVSLAPEVL
- the rplX gene encoding 50S ribosomal protein L24 yields the protein MNRIRKGDQVLVITGKNKGQRGEVLRVADDRVYVSNVNLVKRHTKPNPQANQAGGIVEREASIHLSNVQLFNPASNKGERVGTKTLADGRKVRVFRSTGEVVDA
- the rplE gene encoding 50S ribosomal protein L5; amino-acid sequence: MTRLETFYKEQVVPKLTEKFGYQNVMQVPRITKITLNMGVGEAAGNKKILENAVADMAKISGQKPITTKARVSVASFKIRDGWPIGCKVTLRRAQMFEFLDRLINISLPRVRDFRGVSGRAFDGRGNFNFGIKEQIIFPEIDFDAVDAMRGMDIAITTTAKTDAEAKALLEAFSFPFRN
- the rpsN gene encoding 30S ribosomal protein S14, whose protein sequence is MAKTSMVNRDIKRTKLVQKYAAKRAELKAIVLSPTASYEEKMEAQSKLQKLPRDASPTRQRTRCALTGRPRAVYAKFNLGRNKLREATMRGDVPGLRKASW
- the rpsH gene encoding 30S ribosomal protein S8, with translation MSMTDPIADMFTRVRNAQLMGKPTVSMPSSKLKVAIANLLKNEGYILDAQSSQAEGKPVLEIKLKYFEGRPAIEAISRVSRSGLRIYRGKDELPKVLGGLGISIISTSAGLLTDAQARSKGLGGEVIGQVA